The Miscanthus floridulus cultivar M001 chromosome 6, ASM1932011v1, whole genome shotgun sequence genomic interval GGCGGCCGCCCTAGGTCCTTGTGGCCGGTCACCCCTTCCCCACCCCCCGGAGGCGGCCGGAGCTGGCGCTGGCGAGGCCGATGAGGCGAGGAACCGAGGTCGaagacgacggcggcgctgctcccGTACGAGGCGGACATGTAGAGCTTCATGGGCCTGGCTGCCTGAGACTGGGCCGCGACCCAACAGGTACCTAGCCCAGGCGAGCTGGCCTTAGGTGATGCGGCACCGTCGCCCGCTCCAGCAGCTCCTTCACGCGCACGCGCCGCCACGGCCTCCTCTCTCGCGCTCGCCCTTGCCATCACGGCGCCCGCGGATTCGGCGTCGCCGCCCGCCTCTCCTGTTGCCGGCGACTCACCTGCCTCCCGCCTCGCCTTGGCGCCTCCCCCCGGCAGCCCGGTCCTGCCGGCCGCCGGCCACCGGCGGCCCCGCGGCTCGGCCCTCGACGGCTGCCGGCCGGCCCAGCTCCCGCTCTGGCCTTTGGCACAGGAGCTCCCCGCCTGCAGCTGGCACTGCTGCAGATGCTACAGTACTGCTTGCCTCAGCCAGCAGCCGGCCAACCATCACATTGATAATTTAGTTATTATTGATAGGTTCTATACTGTTATTTTCTAATTGACTAGTTTTCAAGGCTTTTATGATTAATAATGTCATTTTCTAATTGATTTGCCTTCAAAATTGAcatgttctataatgtatttgTCAATCGAAACATGTATTACTGATAATTCCGCTATTAAAAGGTAACATCTCGATTTTTATTGGTTCTACAATTTTTGTCCTCGATATGCGTGTTATAGTTCATTAGCCAAAATTTTAAGGTACAAAGTCCGCCCTAGGTCATTTCTCGGGCTGGATTCGGCACCGGAGGCGGTGCGGCCATAGTTGGACCATTTCTTTGATAGAAGCGGACAGTCAACGCACAGATGGGGCAAGTTGATTGAACACAATCTCATTTCTGTGTTTCCATATATACAGCCCAGGAGATGAGAAGTAATATTGCAGAAGACCTTTTGTAACGAGTGGCTGGAATTAATCTCCGCAGGACGTTCCAGGCACCGAATCGCTTGTTTTCTCATAAAATACATCTTCCTAATTCAcatttttgttgaatttttttttactaTGGCCAATACATCTCGTAGTAACAAGAATATATTATTCTGAGAGATATTAAGATCCAGTCTTCGATTCATATTTCGTCAACCAATTCTTCCTAATTCACATTTttattgaaaaaaaaattcttttgtAATTCCTCGCATAaggactctataaataccaggtCCCCATCTACACAAATAAATTGTTGATAAAACTCCAAAATAGCCTTTTCTTTTGCCtcaatcctcttcttctccttagcATTCGGGAAAGACAAGAAAATTTCGGGGTAGAAAACATTATATAAAATTTCCCTTAGATTCGAACCCATAACTGATGACAGAATtaaaaaatatattccatgattAATCTAATTATATTTATTTTACATCATGAATGTTAGTATAACTTTGGTTAAAGTTTATATTGTTTGACTCCTTAGAAAacgagaattacattcttttgtaGATGAAAGAGTAAATCGGTTTTTTCGCAAAAGTTAATTCTACAATTTTGCTATAGTTCGTTAACATATTACAATAAAAATAGAAGTTAATACGCTTCGAGAATCATAAGTGTTTAAAGGGTTGGACGCAGATCCTAAGCCAAGAGCGGGCCAAAGAGAACAGGGGTAGCATCAATCAGTAAATCATCTTAGATAAGAAGCCAGTTTAATGTTACGAGAAAACACAGCCTTTATTATAGCTCACTCGTTTGGATCGCTCATCATAGAGACACCCatatgttcggctggtattaaagttgaCTGATAAGCTGGCGGAGGCTACTTTATTGTGAAAgcagccggctgaagctgttttattgtgagagcaGCTGACTAAAACTGTtttattgtgaaaaaaaaatattatagattctagctgataaactGGCTTATTTTGAGTTATAATAATGCAGTGGTGCCCAAGGCGCTTTAATGGTTATAATAATGCACAGTTATCATACTTATCTGTACTGTAGAGATATATCCTTATCCTTTCGAAAGGGCCAGCCTTTTTGGGACCGGAGTGGGCAGGGTTCTTAGAAGGAACCTATATTTCCATTTATTTCAAGAATTCTATGAAGAAACATTCTATGTTTTCAGCTACACTAGAAAATGTCATCTGGCAGTATTGATCTgcattttttttccattttttttctttctccagACAGAACAATAACATCCTTGTTGCCCTTTTATCTGCTTATTATATCTTTACATATGAAACCTGCCACCAAAAGCAGGCCAGCCAGCGTGCCACATCACGGGCTTTTCGCGGCCGTTCGATCGGGGGCGCGAATGGTCCAGATTGGACGAGCCGCggttattttccaaaaaaaacccTTTGATTTTTCGGaaatcaacccgcgctccagAGGCCCTCTCAGTATATTTTGCAAAAAACACCTCAGATTATTtcgaaatcaacccgcagtccagatcGGATGGACgccgggttttttttttttttttgcaaaaaagacATTCTCTTTATCGaaaatcaacccgcgctccagAGATCCTCTCAGCAATGTTTGCAAAAACCTCCTCATATTTTTCTCAAATCAACATACAGGCCACCTTTGATTATACCTCACATCTTTTACAACGACCCCAACTGGGGTGCTGGCTTCCTGTGGCGTCTGCCATTTTTCATGTTGCCAGCCATCTACGTTGCACTGATTTATGTGGCAATGGGCTACTTGAGACTGTTCATGCCGTCTGCACCCTTCGCAGCCTGGGAGGCTCTCTTCAATGGCGCTTTCACGTGGACTGCCACGGCTTCTATGTTTATCAATTCCTTCGTTGTGTTATATTGCCGGGCGTGGATGGTGCTGGCCTCTGCTTACCTTCTCGCCCATCTAATGGCCGCGACAGTTGCCTTTTAGAGTTGATCTGAAATCCTAACGAGTGAAACTATGCAGTGCATCCATAATAATAACACATGTTTTAGCAAGAATTTTTCACATAAACTTTTACCTATGCTTTTTAGAGATAAATAAAATTATACCTTCATGATAATAAAATCTCGAAAATACATAAAAATCATAAACTACAACTAAATTCTTATTGACATTGGCCTACCCGCGTTTCTAGTATTGACCTCAATCTAAACACGTCTTCGCTTTCGCTTGCAAGTGGCAAACAGCGGTGCTTCCACTTGATTCGGTGTGTCGCCGTGCGTCAGCGTGTGCCCCTTGCACCAACGGCCAACGCCAGCTCATCCAGCCCCACCGGCGAGCAGGCCAGGATGGCACGGCCCAGCGGCTGGGCCAGCACGGCTGCGTCGGCTGGCGCGCAGGGCACCCAGTCCCAGCGCGCCACGGCGGTGGTGCTTCCCTTCGCCTTCCCCTCCTCCCACAGCTCGTAGAGCACCGCGCCGTTCGCCGGTTCGGCCGCATTGTACACGTACCCGCCCGCGGCGTTGCCGCACACCCCGATCGACAACGACCTGTCGTCCAGTTcctcttcgtcgtcgtcgtcgtcatcaatGTCGTCACGAGGAAACAGCCTCTCGGACAGCTCCGGCGGCATCGCATCGCTGGATGCAGAGGGGGTCTGTTCCAGAGTGTCGCCGTCCACCTCCCATGCCTGGACGACGACTGTGCACTCCGCCTCCTTGTCTGCCCGCTTAGCCCCGAACAGAACGAGGCGCTCCTCGGCGCCGACGACGCGGCCGGGCGCGACGCCCCACGTGGTGACGGTGGCGTCGGGGCCGAGGCGACGGGTGGGGCCCCACCGCCGGTTCGCCGGGTCGAACCAGCTTGCCCACCCGGTGGTCCTCTCCACGAGATACACCCGCTGGTCCGTGGCGGCCGCGGAGAGCCACGTCGCGGCCGCGGAGTCCCTGAGCGCGTCGGGCATCGGGTCGCAGGCGGTCCACCCGCCGCCGGCCTCGTGTACCTCGACCGCGGCGGCGTCGCCGCCGTCGGCCAGCGCCAGCCGGCACGCGCCGCCGAGCGCGACGACGCGGTCGCCCACCGCGGCGAACACCGGGTCGACGCGCCACACGGTGGGGGCGTCCAGCGGAGCGACGCATCCCGCCGTCGTCCCGAGCgggccggcggcgacggcgagccccGAGAGCGAGAGTGCGCAGACGCGGTCGCCGCGCGCGCCACGCAGGAGGCGGACGTGCGatggcgtggcgtggcgcggcgcCGCCGGCACGGCGAGCCAGGCGCCCGAGCACGGGTCGTACGCCGCGGCGCACCGGAGGCCCCCGCCCCCGCCAACGCCGCGGGGGCCCTGGAGGTGCACGACGAGGCAGGGCAGCCGCCGCGGGCGGCGGCGCAGCGCGGCGCGCACCGCTCGGAGCCACTCCCGCGAGACCCGCGCCGCGGCGGCCAGGTCTGCCGCGGGGACCCGCTCCACCACGGACTCGAGCACGTCGCCGTAGAGGTACATCGCCGTGAGCGACGCGCCGTCGGCGTCGGGCACGCGCGCCTCCTGGTGGCGCCGGTGCTTCAGATCGTGAGCTCCAGCGCTGACGCCCATCCTTCTTTTTTCCGCAAGGGTTCGCTAGGAGACACGTCACGAGTGAGCGCGGCAAGTTTCGCTTCTTGTGTGCCTGGCCAGTGGAGAGTGGACTGTGGCGCGATCACTTCCGTGATCTGATGCCACAGGATAAATAGAGAGGAGTGGCCAGGCCGAGTGGGGGTGCGGGGGCGCCCCGCTTTGGAAAACCACGAGCGGTGCGGCGGTGCCGCACTGCCGCGGCCCGCGGGGGGTCAATGAAACGGGGATAAACGGCCAGGGGCAAAGCTGTCTCTGATGTGTGATGGGACCAAATCAGCAGACGCCGGTAATTGGAGCAAAAACGACGTCAAGACTTATCGTTTTGCTACAGAATGTAATTCACAAATGGAGCGGAGCCTTCGGCGTTCGTCCGTCGCGAGCTTTAAAAACGTTATATCATCGCTTTGGATTGGGTTTGATTGATAATACTTATATACACGTAGCATATAGTATAAATAATATTTCTTTGTAATAATATTTCGCCATGTGGCTCGATTATtggccatgttcggcttaccccatattcgatttgttcagcttctttttttagccggaacagtgtttttctctcacaataattcagccggaacagtgttttcagccaatttcagcgagtttcagaccaacgaacgggGCCATTATGAATAGAAACACGATCCGTCACGTTAGATAAAGGGCCAGTTTAGCGACCCGTCTAAAGTTTAGTCAATCATGTTTGGTTGTACCCACTAAAGCAGCTGTCTTATGTACACTTTAGTCACTTTTAGCTATCTCTTGGCGACTaatgtcctgttcgcttggctgataagttatgactgaaagtactattgactgatttgttgtgagagaaaaaactatTCATTGACTAAAAaaacgacttataagccaagcaaacAAGGTGTAAAAGCCACTAGATTTTAGTGACCCATAAATTTTAGTAAAATGTTTGACATTTTAGTGACTAAAAATGACAACTTTTAGGAGGGGTGAACCAAACGTGCCATAACAGTAGCAGGTTGGTGATCGATAGGTGGTATCAGGTACAACTATCATGAGATGAGAACAGTGAGATATTTTGCGTGCATTATTAGTAGACGTTCGACGAAGACCTAGGCAGAGAGAAACGGTAGGCGAGCCGCGGGCGGACGGGACCCATGTATTAATCCCAACGAATTAATAGTTCTGGTGAGGGATCAGATCAGATCGATGGCTTGTCAAGTTTTCCTAACACACAGCACAGGCCAGCGGCGGATTCAGAAAATATTTTTGgagggctgaacaacactgctgctcgatcttaaatcTCAGCCTCTCTTATATtatagaactttgtctaaaaaTTTATAAGGGCTttacagtaatttgcactgctTCGATAGGGATAGAGGGGCTTGAGCCCGCCCCACTGCTGGATCCGCCCATGGCACAGGCCGCTCCATCATTTGGTGCCCATATAGATGATCGTACCGCCACGGTGCGTGTCGGCATCAGGCAAGGCTGGCGGGGACCAGCGCCACCACCTGTTTCTAGAAGGATTTTTTCCCCGGCTTTTCTAGAAGGATTTCATGAACGGACGGAGGACGTGTCGCAATCAGATTTTGAGTGGCGCGCGTCTTTCATGTCTCTGCTTTCTTTTTCATTGTGCGAATCTACGACGCTACAGTTACTAATTTGATTTCCAGAATTCAGATAAGTGTTAGTACCTATTGAATGTACAATGCGTAGACTGTAGAGCCGCCAGGAAAAAAAAATGTTGAGCCGCGGCATTGACTACCGCTCCACGGCTCCACGAAGATCGGCGGGGCGGCCATATGTTTCTCCTGCGCGCGCGTGGCGACTCCGTCTATTGGATTTGGAATGGGATGCTATGCATCTGCTGCAGCGCGGGTGGTTGCTGCCGTAGCCGCCGCAGCTGATTTAGTTTGTGAGTATTCATCGAGCAAAGTCATCAGTCGCTGCTGACGGGTGAGTGTGTGACACTATTGCATTCAGGTTCTTTAtcgagtggcactcggcaaaggttaaATTGCATTTGGCATAGATTTTTTCGAgcacggcactcggtaaagagcacacgacaaaaaattaatcggcaaagtcttctttgctgagtgttttgtaTCGGCCACTCGATaaagactttgccgagagccccgggggcactcggcaaagaaaaatgaTCGTCACGGTGCCGGCCCCGTGACGgtcgctttaccgagtgccaaccctgtaggcactcggcaaagatttttttttaaaaaaaattctttgccgagtgccctctattcagcgctcggcaaagtttgaatttttttttaaaaaaatctttgccgagtgttctctgGGCGGCACTCGATAAAGtttgaattttattttttttaaaaatatttgtcgagtaccatggtcatgacactcggcaaagctggaaaaatggtttttcgAGCGCCTATTTTTTCAGTTttaccgagtgctgtgaccatagcACTCAGCAAcgggttcctttgccgagtgcaacactcggcaaagtgacccaaaatgacaattttttattttttatattccatcatgacaaataaatttatacaaacatatatcacatatatatctcatccatccacacatccatccgcacatatcacatccatcacaatatatatcacatatataataataagtacttaagtccatccaaataaatccacaagtccatcaaagtccacaagtgtatcataagtatatcacaagtccatcaccaagtgaacaacaaataaaaaaatacaacgtgcactcatctcggccactgcaacTATAGTGAAGACCCAGCTCCATCAtttggaggtgcatgaggtggattattcgaaccaccgtcagatagagactgcacaaagaagaaaagattgcatgtgagacaagattatttgaatAGCTAATCTAGAAAGgcagaggccatacaagcaaagcgcaagcgaaagtaaaaaactttcatactcacaggagtagctgtagctgcaggacgcggaggcggaggtggaaccaatagctCAGCTGGCAGAGATAAGCCCACACGTTGtctaagcccttgtaggaactccgtaatatccgtcagcctctgcgcctaggcctaccgctcggcccgctcggcctccagctgggccaccATCCTCTGCTGCCCAGCCTCCAACTCCTgatgttgcctcatttcttgtttcagccgggcctacaatatttcactccaatgtttcagtaatacaaagctaattaaggtgtgtaaagatcaatatatgacgagtaaaacagaaaTCACCtcaagtgcgtcgacccggtgctgtacaGCGGTCGACCGTGTGTGAATGAccaggctctcgctcgtgctccatgctcggatctaggagagagagggagtagaggccgtgtcgatgacgccgtcgccaagccaaaaCTGCCCagtttcttgccttgccccaccctcatgatggcctctccatcgaagtcctgggtgctcggatcgtggtctagcccatggagcgacctcgccacctcagtgtactcactgatgcgggagtggatgctcaggttcgtgtatgcctcggacgggtcctccaggttgaaggagacgtcggacgtcgccttgcccttgtgggccatataCCATACCTGAAAGTCCGAGCAatcctggccactatgtgatgccgactgcgagaaagacaacacaatgattagaaatcaggcagaactgagtgtcacaatagataaatgaattcgcgtacccatgcttgtttgtatccgatgaggctgcggctgccttgatggtgtgttggaccttgcatctacaaacgacggtcccagacatccctgtacatcttgaggtactcctccgtgaaccacctctccaccatcatcgcccagcactcgggacatgcttggcaccactagggaatcatctacacgtcatcaagtattggacatataagaagatcaaattaaaccaacttaatctcaaaacgaatcaatattgatgttcttcatttacctcaaggtattgctcccgggtcagctgcatctctcttgggtctttcttggttttcctctctccaagcttcgactcGTAGTAGcttacgatggcctagatgcgtacctcgtgatgcatgtcggtgacgagttttttacaggctttggtagtcacctgctccaccctggcctcaaatctctcctcgcatctgtaataagtctgcatataaaagcgatgtatccattcattatttcaagaaaagtccaatgaatgtgatgtattgagcaatgttgtgcgagggagacttacccaaaactctgccttcacccacgccgtcttgttggggtactctgcatcgagggcgacggcgtagtggtcaaatgagtaggccggctccgtcttcaaTGCGTATGTGACAAtgtcggggaagtgttgcctacacagaagacccaggatgccgttgactagccgtgcgctaccacccaacACAACCACCctgttcctgcacaagtgattaagaaaaattgttagtttttttatcatatcatatgaagtagtggtgataacatataaagttacttacttttgccctttggggcgaatcactgggcgttggtgaggaagcggaacatatggaaggctcgcgggacctcgcaagtagacactcgaagaggagtcagaggaagcggaacccgtgcctaccGCCTCGCACTCGTCGTCCTCGtgtggcccctcctcctcgtccatcTGCTGAATcagctcctcgtctgactcgtccatgggcaccacctcctcctctagctccttctcaCGTGGCGTAGGAGGAGATGGCccctcctgcggctggcggtcctcctcctcctatctgatccctccgcctcctcctgcagccggcgtggtctttggtaaatcaagttcacggacctatgacggtcgcccgccatctttgttcaatcaccgacaataaaaaataaaaaacaagacgtaattagaaataggtgcaaaaatgaataaaacataattacaaaaaacatagtaatacatgtattagaaaaacTACACCCATATCACAGTCACACTACTAATTCATAATTACAGCTCTATATATGTGTCGATTGATCTACGCACGAAGAGCAACAGAGATGTCTAGAAATTTTATCGATCTCTAAATTTTCCTAATTTCATGAATACATAAGCCCAAAACATATCTATGCGTGAAAGAGCCTAGAAATGGAGCTAGGCGCCGCCTTTTTAAACAGAGATGACAGGTAAGGTTGTCCTAAAAATGGAAAATTTCATGATGACCTAAGCCCAAAACATATCTTTTTAAGCCCAAAATATAGGTTCATTCATTCCGCTATTACTCTGTAGTGTGTACTAACGTCTCATGCACCGTCATTTTAATTAGAAAGATGATTACCCATTCCTTTTGTTTGATCAAAATGTTGTTCTAGTTTATCATTTGATCCTATATTTCTCTAAATGAACTTTCCCGGTGTGGTAATTCTTTTTGCCTTATGCACTAGAAAAAAAGTGAAAAAAAGAAGAGGGGCTAAAAAGCAGAGCATTGGTAGCATGATACAGGGTCACACGCCCAGCACATCCTCAACATATTAAGGCATAACAAAACGCCGTGAACCAAAAACCTCATCACCATGCGGGCAACATTCATCCAAGGCACATATATATGCGACGGTTAAATCGAATTGTTGAATTGATCCAAACAAATGACAAGCAATGGTACAAGTGTCGATCCCTCTCTCAAGGGAAGAACAAATAACAAGGCACCAAATTAAATTGGTGTGACATCAATTTGTTAAATTATGAGGAAGAGGAACAAAGAAAAGAGACAAAGGCGTGTCGTCGTGTCAAATCAGAACCTGCGATGAACAAGGTTGCGGCGGGTGCGGTCGCTGCACCTGCTATCATGCACCCATGGATTCATGCCCGCCTGCCGGCTGCCACTGctataacacctcaggtgtttggcttccacatttacactagcatttcataaacatgagcatcattcatccattcatgagtttagaattgtatgaaacatgcttttgaaacattgcaacatattgttatattctatGTGTAATTGTTTTAGGaaaatgaatagtgtgtaacactcaagtgcaacatgtgcaacacactttagtgaaacatggttagctagtacactaccacaaactcaTGGAACACATGAAACAttgttttgaaacagaagtaacaaagtcacttgttttttcttgtttcaatacatgtgatgcttgattttggtgtgaccaatgtgtggtgtggctaattatcctctcaagcaacttagttatacttagaatgtcattaggaacaatgttcacgttgatcattttgcctaattaagtttctaagacatggtttgactattgtggacctctagagctccttggtttgactgtttaaaaagtatagcttagagtatttgcatgtctgagaaacctaaagcaaagttgtagaaaattttataaggaacaaactttgtttaggagccaagtcatgaaaatgtgcaggacatgctcaaatagggcccacaagccagaaatcagTGCTGTTCCAACacttgaaattttctaagtgttggagttgTTTTCTAGTTTCATGAAGGGGATTTTGGAGCCTTGTAGATTGAAATCCATGGCAAATTAGCTCAAGCTCTTATTGAGTTAATTGGAGTACTCACCTAGCTCTATCACATAGTTCAACTGGATTAGCAATTGGCTGAGTTGATTAGGAGATAAGCACCGTCGAAGATCGCCTGTCAGTCGGCTCCATCAGGCTTGATGGCCGTTTTGATCAGGCCGgtcatgtgaaagctctagtttggttttggtgaattgatgaaaccctaagtgctaacctagtttatcaagtgatcataagataggtagcacactccaagtgataaagcaaatgaagatcatagcatgatgatgatgataccatgatgataatcaagtgcttagacttggaaagaagaaagagaaaaacaaaaagctcaaggcaaaggtataaaccataggagctattttgttttagtgatcaagacacttagagagtgtgatcacatttaggattgataactatactattaagaggggtaaaactcgtattggaatacggttatcaaagtgccactagatgctctaactcattgcatatgcatttaggatctagtggagtgctaacacccttgaaaatgtttgtgaaaatatgctaacacatatgcacaaggtgattgtggggggtacgaccctggatacccacagcagaccacatgggctgcgcccctaggggtggcccagcccacaagaagaagccttgcgaggcacgactctgctcggcgccttccacaagatatcaggaagatatcctgaagatactacaagatctgttaggatatgtatgatcccaagattcctgtaatcagttattactttctagttatctcttagatctaaccaacttgtaaccctgcctctcggactatataaggcggacagggaccccctctaaaatcatggcatatcatacgatagctaatacaaaccaatagaccacagaaGTAAGGTATTATGCCATactaatggcctaaacctgtataactcgtgtgtctctgttgccttcttattcttgatctcgcgcttctctaccgatcaatctacctttgtgggatacccctcggaggactgtcgatgataatatgtcgacagttggcgtgctaggtagaggttgtgcgtgctgtttccttgtcaaacaagatggttttttttgcaggctctttgtcccttccatagcccggccagatcttcacggtcggatccatctcgtggatcatcaacgatgacagagtcggagagctcctcaagCCGGAGCAGATTGGTTTTGCACCGGCCACCCCTACACCTGCAACTACAActgtagatccaatcttggaGGTGATTCCGAGGTCTCTTTTGGCAACAACTTGCCgttcgcttccttgctaccagaggaggccgatcaacaatggtgatctgatcgagtccatcgatcgggtcagactAAAGCTCactgattgtctctccatcgctgaatcggcactagacactctggttcagcaccgaccacccttcgATCCGGATCTATCGAAGGGTGCTTGGGAAGCTACAAGGGCTATGGCCATACCTTTCAGATTCTCCAACACCGCCGCCGCTTACCagcatgccctaaggggcaaactcacCGACCAGATCACCATCCAGCTCCCGCCAGttgtcaacacgctac includes:
- the LOC136458806 gene encoding F-box/kelch-repeat protein At1g23390-like, translating into MGVSAGAHDLKHRRHQEARVPDADGASLTAMYLYGDVLESVVERVPAADLAAAARVSREWLRAVRAALRRRPRRLPCLVVHLQGPRGVGGGGGLRCAAAYDPCSGAWLAVPAAPRHATPSHVRLLRGARGDRVCALSLSGLAVAAGPLGTTAGCVAPLDAPTVWRVDPVFAAVGDRVVALGGACRLALADGGDAAAVEVHEAGGGWTACDPMPDALRDSAAATWLSAAATDQRVYLVERTTGWASWFDPANRRWGPTRRLGPDATVTTWGVAPGRVVGAEERLVLFGAKRADKEAECTVVVQAWEVDGDTLEQTPSASSDAMPPELSERLFPRDDIDDDDDDEEELDDRSLSIGVCGNAAGGYVYNAAEPANGAVLYELWEEGKAKGSTTAVARWDWVPCAPADAAVLAQPLGRAILACSPVGLDELALAVGARGTR